DNA from Terriglobales bacterium:
ACCGGCTGCGCGAGGAGAACCGCTCGCTGCGTGAGGCCCTGGGGCAGCGCTACGCCTACGAGAACATCATCGCGCGCAGCCAGAAGATGCAGGCGGTGCTGGCGCTGGTGGAGCGCGTCGCCCCCACCCAGGCCACGGTGCTGCTGGGCGGGGAGACGGGCGTGGGCAAGGACCTGGTGGCGCGCGCCATCCACCAGCACTCGCAGCGGGCGGCGGGGCCGTTCGTCAAGATCAACTCCACCGCCATCCCCGAGACCCTGCTGGAGAGCGAATTGTTCGGCTACGAGAAGGGAGCGTTCACCGGGGCGGCAGGCTCGAAGCCGGGGAAGTTCGAATTGGCGCACAAAGGCACGCTCTTTCTGGACGAGATCGGCGACGTGCCGCCGGCCACGCAGGTCAAGCTGCTGCGCATTCTGCAGGAGCGCGAGTTCGAGCGCCTGGGCGGCACCAAGACGCTGCACGTGGACGTGCGCCTGATCGCGGCCACCAACCGCGACCTGCGCTCGGCGCTCGAGGAAGGCAGCTTCCGCGAGGACCTCTACTACCGGCTGAATGTGGTGGCCATCGACATCCCGCCGCTGCGCGAGCGCAAGGAGGACGTGCCCGCGCTGGCGGAGTGGTTCCTGGAGCGCTTTGCGCGCGAGTCGGGCAAGAAGATCGCGGGGCTGGCCCCCGAGGCGCTGAAGCGGCTGGTGGACTTCCACTGGCCGGGGAACGTGCGCGAACTGGAGAACGTGATGGAGCGCGCGGTCACGCTGTGCGCGGGGAGCGTGCTCGGCGTGGCCGACATCCATCTGGACAGCCGGCCGGCGGCGCCGGCGGGCGCGGCGGCGGTCCTGCCCGAGGGCACGAGCCTGGAGCAGTGGGAAGAAGAGATCATCCGCGAGGCGGTGCGCCGCGCCAATGGCAACAAGAGCCAGGCGGCGCGGGCGCTGGGCCTCTCGCGCAATGCCCTGCGCTACCGGCTGTCGAAGATGGGCGTGGAAGACGAGGAGAAGGACTGACTTCACCCCAGCCACGGATTCCCACGGATGTTCACGGATCTGACTGCAACGAATCTGAATCCGTGGCCATCCGTGTCGATCCGTGGCTGTCTTGAAGTTGCGTAGCGGAATCGGCCGTGCCACACGGACCGGGTGGCCGAAAACCACCACCGGCGCTCGAGAACCACCACCAGATCCCGCTCAGACCGAAGCGCTCCATTCCCTATATCCTGCTGAAAAACAATGTCTTAGTCTGGGACGACGTCTTTGGCATGGCGCATGCGTTATCCAGGTTGGAATCAAAGGTATTCCTGCGCGGCGAACCGGCCGCCGGGAGGTGGGCCATGAAAAGGTTCTGGGCAGGTTTGGCAGTGGTTCTGATGGTAGTGGGGGGCGCCGCCTGGGCGCAGCAGCCGGCGCCCGTGGATGTGGGGCCGGGGGTGGCCCGGGTCAGCCTGATCAGCGGCGAAGCCTCGACCCAGCGCGGCGACTCCGGCGACTGGGTGGCGGCCACGCTCAACACTCCCGTGGTGGCAGGCGACCGCGTCTCCACCGGCAACGAGGGGCGGCTGGAGCTGCAACTGGATGGCGCCAACGTGGTGCGGCTAGCGGGCGCCACCACCCTCAAGGTCGCCAACCTGGACCGCAACCAGATCCAGGTGCAGGTGGGGCGCGGCCTCGTGACCTACGCGGTGCTGCCGGACACGGAGGCCAGCGTCGAGATCGATACTCCCAACGTGGCGGTGCATCCCATCAGCCAGGGCGACTACCGCGTGCTGGTGAACTCCGACGACGAGACCCAGGTCATCGTACGCGAGGGCGCGGCCGACGTCTCCACGCCCCAGGGCAGCACGCGGGTGCAGGCGGGCGAGATGATCACCGTCCGCGGCACCGACAATCCCCAGTACCAGACCGCGGCCGCCCCCGGCCGCGACGAGTGGGACAAGTGGAACAGCGAGCGCGATCGCAAGATCAGCGACGCCCAGAGCTGGGCGCACACCGACCGCTACTACACCGGCAGCGCCGACCTGGACGCCTATGGAAGCTGGAGCGAGGTCCCGGACTACGACTACGTGTGGTTCCCCAACGTCGCCTCCGGCTGGGCCCCCTATCGCGACGGGCGCTGGGTATGGGAGCCGTACTGGGGCTGGACCTGGGTCTCCTATGAGCCCTGGGGCTGGGCGCCGTATCACTACGGGCGCTGGGCCCTCTATGGCGGGCGCTGGGGCTGGTGGCCGGGCCCGGTGTACGGCTATCCCGGCTACTACCCGGCGTGGGCGCCGGCCTACGTCTCCTTCTTTGGCTTCGGCTTCGGCGGAGGCGGCTGGTCGTTCGGCTTCGGCTTCGGCTGGGGCAGCGTGGGCTGGCTGCCGCTGGGGCCGGGAGATTACTTCTATCCCTGGTGGGGGCGCTGGGGCCACGGCTTCCGCTTCGAGCACTTCCACGACGGCTGGCACCACGGGGACCACGATGGCTGGGGCCCCATCTGGCACGGTCACGGCCACGGCATCTCCAACCTGGAGCTGGCGGGGCGCGACGAGCACGTGCGCCGGGGCATCAGCTCCATGCCCGGCGACCAGTTCGGGCATGGACGCGTGCCGGTCGGCCAGCACGGCGTGGATGCAGCGCAGTTCCGGCAGGCGGGACTGCTGACCGGCGCCGTGCCGGTGACGCCCACGCGCGAGAGCCTGCGGGTGAGCGATCGCGCGGCGAATCCCTCCACCATGCACGACGGCAGCCAGCGCTTCTTCACGCGCTCGCAGCCGGCGGGGGCCCCGGTGCCCTTCCACCAGGAAGCGGCGCAGATGCAGCACGTGATCGACACCGCCCGCGGCCAGAAGGGCGTCATGGGCCCGCCCGCCGGCGGGATCGGGACGCAACCCAATGCCGGCGGCCGGCCGGGCACGCCCGCGCCTCCGAACCAGGAGTGGCGGAGCGGCAGCAGCGGAGCCCCCGTGGCGGGCAAGGGCGGCTATCAGCCTCCTGCGCCGCGGACTCCCTACAACCCGACCGAGCCCGCAGGGCGGAGTGGAGGTGGATGGCACACGTTCACGCCTTCCGGGGGCCAGCCGGCGCAGCCGCAGGGTGGCAGCCCGGCGGGCAAGGGCAGCTACCAGCCTCCCTCGCCGCGGACTCCCTACAACCCGACCGAACCCGCAGGCCGGGGCTACAGCTCCGGCGGACGCCAGGGAGGCGGATGGCACACGTTCACGCCTTCCGCAGGCCAGCCGCAGGGTGGCAGCCCGGCGGGCAAGGGCGGCTATCAGCCTCCCTCGCCGCGCACTCCTTACAACCCGAATGAGTCCGCGGGACGGGGTGGAGGCGGCTGGCAGTCTTCCTCGCCGCGCTCCAGCCCGTCGTACAGCCCGCCGGCGGGACGCTCGACCTATGGCGGCAGCCGTCCCCCGCTGAACATGCAGCAGCCCATCGTGCAGCCGCGCGGCTACTCCGGCAGCTACGGAGGCCCGCGCGGAGGCAGCTCCGGCGGCAGCGTCTACCGCGGCGGCGGCAGTAGCGGAGGAGGCTACCACGGCAGCTCCGGCGGCGGCGGCCACCAGGGCGGGAGCACGGGAGGCGGGCACTCCTCCGGCGGCCACTCCTCCGGAGGCGGTGGCGGCAGACGACGTTGATCCCTGATCGACTCTCCCGATCAGCGACCGGCGGTCCGTAGCAGCGGGCCGCCGGTTTTTTGCCCACTGGGCTTCCTGCGGCTGGGTCACAGCCCGCTGTGACTAGCGTCACCGAAGCGGGCGGAAAAGTCCTTAGGATGGGAGGTGGGAAGGTGTCCCAGGGGGCGCGCCCGCGGGGCGCGTCCCGGGAAGGACGAACCATGTTTGAGGAAGAACTGAAGCTGGAACGGCGCTCTTCCAACATCCTGCCGCTGCTGCTGATCGTGGGCCTGCTGGCGGTGGTGATCGGGACCGTGATCTACACCGTCCTGGAGGTGAAGGAAGGCAAGAAGGCCCCGACCTCCGACGAGGCCGGTCAACTGGTGGCGGCGGCGCTCCAGGCGCGGCGGCCGGCGGTGACCCACTTCCGCACCGGGACGCTCAAGCCCATGCCCGGCGACCAGGTCGGCGAGCCCAACTACCGCCTGCTGGAGCAGGCCGGATTGGTGAAGGTCCAGAAGGGCAAGAACGGTACCGGCACCGTGACCCTGACCCCGCAGGGCGAGCAGCTGCTGGGCTCGATCGCCGGCATCAAGCAGCAGAAGAACCGCGACGGCAGCACCACCTACACCGTGCCCCTGGCGGAGCGCAAGCTGGTGGCGGTGTCGGCGGTGACGGTGGAGCGCGCCAATGTGGCCCGGGTGGACTTCACCTGGGAGTGGGCGCCCAACCCGATGGGCGACCTGTTCGATGCCACCGGCCCCGCGGTCATGAAGCTGAACATGTGGGACCGGGCCACGCTGATCCAGAAGTACGGCGCCGACCTCTTCCACGGCAAGGCGGAGAAGGAAGCGGTGCGGGTGTGGCACACCGAGAAGGGCTGGGTGCCGGCCCAGGAGTAGCGACCTACTCCGCCTCCTCCAGCAGGCGCCCCAGCGTGGGTTTGTGCTTGGGACGCTGGGGCGGGCGGGAGGAGGTTTGGCGGCGGGTGGGCGGCGGTGTCCCCAGTTGCGCCCGGGCCGCGGCCTTGACCGCCTTCACTGCGCGGAAGGTCTTG
Protein-coding regions in this window:
- a CDS encoding sigma-54 dependent transcriptional regulator — its product is MSQKNAHSAAVLIVEDEPKMRRLLELQLADEGFATHAAADAESGLGILQREKVDLVLTDFRLPGMSGVEFLQAVKRANAHLPVVIMTAYGSVESAVEAMKLGASDYVLKPFALAELVLKIRKELEAHRLREENRSLREALGQRYAYENIIARSQKMQAVLALVERVAPTQATVLLGGETGVGKDLVARAIHQHSQRAAGPFVKINSTAIPETLLESELFGYEKGAFTGAAGSKPGKFELAHKGTLFLDEIGDVPPATQVKLLRILQEREFERLGGTKTLHVDVRLIAATNRDLRSALEEGSFREDLYYRLNVVAIDIPPLRERKEDVPALAEWFLERFARESGKKIAGLAPEALKRLVDFHWPGNVRELENVMERAVTLCAGSVLGVADIHLDSRPAAPAGAAAVLPEGTSLEQWEEEIIREAVRRANGNKSQAARALGLSRNALRYRLSKMGVEDEEKD
- a CDS encoding DUF6600 domain-containing protein, whose protein sequence is MKRFWAGLAVVLMVVGGAAWAQQPAPVDVGPGVARVSLISGEASTQRGDSGDWVAATLNTPVVAGDRVSTGNEGRLELQLDGANVVRLAGATTLKVANLDRNQIQVQVGRGLVTYAVLPDTEASVEIDTPNVAVHPISQGDYRVLVNSDDETQVIVREGAADVSTPQGSTRVQAGEMITVRGTDNPQYQTAAAPGRDEWDKWNSERDRKISDAQSWAHTDRYYTGSADLDAYGSWSEVPDYDYVWFPNVASGWAPYRDGRWVWEPYWGWTWVSYEPWGWAPYHYGRWALYGGRWGWWPGPVYGYPGYYPAWAPAYVSFFGFGFGGGGWSFGFGFGWGSVGWLPLGPGDYFYPWWGRWGHGFRFEHFHDGWHHGDHDGWGPIWHGHGHGISNLELAGRDEHVRRGISSMPGDQFGHGRVPVGQHGVDAAQFRQAGLLTGAVPVTPTRESLRVSDRAANPSTMHDGSQRFFTRSQPAGAPVPFHQEAAQMQHVIDTARGQKGVMGPPAGGIGTQPNAGGRPGTPAPPNQEWRSGSSGAPVAGKGGYQPPAPRTPYNPTEPAGRSGGGWHTFTPSGGQPAQPQGGSPAGKGSYQPPSPRTPYNPTEPAGRGYSSGGRQGGGWHTFTPSAGQPQGGSPAGKGGYQPPSPRTPYNPNESAGRGGGGWQSSSPRSSPSYSPPAGRSTYGGSRPPLNMQQPIVQPRGYSGSYGGPRGGSSGGSVYRGGGSSGGGYHGSSGGGGHQGGSTGGGHSSGGHSSGGGGGRRR